One Lepus europaeus isolate LE1 chromosome X, mLepTim1.pri, whole genome shotgun sequence genomic window carries:
- the LOC133753539 gene encoding NADH dehydrogenase [ubiquinone] 1 beta subcomplex subunit 1-like, translating to MANLLQIVRDHWVHILVPMGFVFGCYLDRKNDEKLTAFRNKSMLFKRELRPNEEVTYK from the coding sequence ATGGCAAACTTGCTTCAGATTGTGCGTGACCACTGGGTTCACATACTTGTCCCTATGGGCTTTGTCTTTGGATGTTATCTAGACAGAAAGAATGATGAAAAGCTAACAGCCTTTCGGAACAAGAGTATGTTATTTAAAAGGGAATTGAGGCCTAATGAAGAAGTTACCTACAAGTAA